The Candidatus Peregrinibacteria bacterium genome includes the window TTCCTACCTCCTACTTCCTGATTCCTACCTCCTACTTCCTACATTCCCTTCTTCTCTTTGATCTTCTCCGCAATATTTCCCGGTACTTTCTCATAATGAGAAAATTCCATAGAATAACTTGCTCTTCCCTGAGACATAGATCTCAAATCTGTAGCATATCCGAACATTTCTGAAAGTGGTACTTTTGCTTTTATCACTTTTGCAGTTCCTCTCTCCGTCATTTCTTCAATTTTTCCTCTTCGAGAAGAAAGATTTCCCATAATGTCTCCCATATAATCTTCAGGAGTCACTGCTTCAACCGCCATAATGGGCTCGAGGAGAATCGGATCCGCTGTCCTTGCTCCCTTTTGAAAGGCAATCGATCCTGCAGCCTTAAAAGCAAATTCTGAAGAGTCCACATCGTGGTATGAACCGTCAAGAAGCTCAACAATGACGTCTACTACAGGATATCCGGCAACAACTCCCTTTTGGAGTGCTTCCTGTACACCTTTATTCACAGCAGGAATAAATTCATTCGGAATTCGTCCTCCCACAACTTTATCGACAAATTCGTATCCTTTTCCCGGTGCATTCGGGATAAGATTCAGGACGACATGTCCGTACTGACCTCGTCCACCCGTCTGTTTTACATATTTTTCCTCAGCTTCCACCTTTTTCTGAATTGTTTCCCGATATGCAACCTGAGGAGCTCCTACATTCGCTTCAACTTTAAATTCACGCCTCATTCGATCAACAATAATATCCAAATGGAGTTCTCCCATTCCCGAAAGTACAGTTTGTCCGGTTTCTTCGTCCGATTTTACACGGAGAGTTGGGTCTTCTTCGCAAAGTTTTTGGAGAGAAAGTCCCATTTTTTCCTGATCTGCCTTTGTTTTTGGCTCCACAGCAATAGAAATCACGGGCTCTGGGAAGGTCATTTCTTCAAGTGCAATCGGTTTATCTTCATCGCAAAGAGTGTCTCCGGTGCGAATATCTTTGAGTCCCACGAGCGCACAGATTCCTCCCGCATGAATTTCTTTTATTTCTTGTCGAGAATTCGCGTGCATGACGACGAGACGTCCAATGCGCTCCTTATTTCCAGTTCGTGTGTTCACAATGTATGATCCACAATTGAGGATTCCAGAGTAAACACGGAAAAACGTGAGTTTTCCAATGAATGGATCCGTTGCAATTTTAAATGCAACTCCGGCAAGAGGCTCATCATCGCTTGGATTTCTTTTTTCTTCCTCTCCCGTTTTTGGATTTTTCCCCATCACGCCACCAACATCGATGGGAGACGGGAGATAATCAACTACCGCATCAAGTACGAATTGAACACCCATATTGCGGAGTGCTGTTCCGCAGAGAACCAAATAAATTTCATTATGAATGACTCCTTTTCGAAGTCCTTTTTTAATTTCTGGAATTGTGAGTTCTTTTCCCTCCAAATACTTTTCTGTGATGGATTCATCATGAGTTGCAGCTGCTTCCACGGCTTTTTCTCGGTGTTCTTCATTTTTCGCTTTCATATCCTCTGGAACTGGAATTTCTACAATTTTTTCTCCATGTTCTCCTTCAAATCTGTAGGCTTTTCTTTCGATAACATCAATAACTCCAGAAAAAGTTTCTTCAGCTCCAATGGGAAGCTGAATCGCATAAGTGTTTGGAGAAAGTCTTTTGTGAATCGAATCAAGACTCATGTAAAAATCTGCACCTGTTTTATCCATTTTATTCACAAATGCGACTCGAGGAACTTTATATTTATCAGCTTGTCTCCAGACTGTTTCTGATTGTGGTTCAACTCCTTGAGATCCATCAAATACCGCAACTCCGCCATCAAGCACACGGAGAGATCTTTCTACTTCCACCGTAAAATCAACGTGCCCGGGAGTGTCAATGATATTAATATTTGTTCCTTTCCACGTACAAAATGTCGCAGCGGAAGTAATGGTAATTCCTCGTTCTCGTTCCTGTTCCATCCAATCCATAGTGGCTTCTCCATCATGAACTTCTCCAATTTTGTGGTTTCGTCCTGTATAAAAAAGAATACGCTCCGTGGTCGTAGTTTTCCCTGCATCAATGTGAGCGATAATTCCAATATTTCGGAGATTCGAGAGATCTGACATACAAAAATATAAAAAATAAACTCAAAAAATAAGCCCGTGGATTATAGGGAAAGGAGAAACGATTGTCGAGAGGTTTTCTCTTTCGCGAAAAATACATCGTCACAAAACCTGTTGTTGGAATTCAATAATTCAAGAGTCGCCTCTCCTGAGGCGACCTTGGTCGCCCGAGGACGGGTGACTCCTGAAGAAAGGCTTCTTCATATGTTTTATTATGACCGTGTAGAATACATTTCCATTAAAGAAGCTCTCTCATAGTCTTTCATGCTTTCGTATTTTTTCGTTCTCATAACAAAAGCAGAAAAATCTTCTTTCTCGTTTCGATTTTTTAGCCAATCAAAAAGAATTACCAACCTCTCAGGAGAAGCTCCTTTTGCAATGAACGTTGCAATAAGATCCTCATTATCAGCATATAAATTTACAGAAATACCAACTCCATCAAAACCAAGAGAATTTACTAAGAATTGAAGTGTCTCGACCTTTGGGTTCCCTCCCTCCCTTGCCAATATATGTGATACCCAAAGCCCAATACCAACTTCATCATTGGCTCCGTCAAGATCTAAACTTAAAGCAACAGGGATTTTTTTCATAAGAGGACTGGTACTTACCAATCCTTCAAGTTCTTTTCGTAGAGCACCTGTAATTAATTCAAAATGACTTTTTGCAGCTCGGCTTCCTTCTACTTGTCCATCGACTACTTCCGTTAATGTATCTTGAAGTTTTCGAATAAGCTCTTCTAAAACATTAACTTCCATCCGTGCTTCTGGTACTACTATTGACATATTGTTACTTGGTAAAAAAACTAAACAAAGAGGTCTTATTAGAACTATTTTTTGATTTTCTGTCAAATTTTTCAAATTGACAAATACACCACTCATGCCTCTTCAAAAACTGTAATTCTACGCTATACTTGAATCATAATGAATCTCAAAATTTGTATTCCTTTGAAGGCGAAATCTCTCCCAGAACTTCTTCAAAAAATTGACGAAGCTTCAGAAAAAGCTGATATTCTCGAACTTTGGCTCGGAGACCTTTCACAAAACGAAATTGATTTCGATGAAATTTGGAAACATAAAAAAACTCCATTTCTTTTGAATTGTAAAGGACCGAAAGAACAGGGCGGCTTTTCTGGAACCGATGAAAAGAAATTCAAAATTCTGCTCGAAGGAGCTCAGAAAGGCGCAGAATACTGCGATTTCGACTGTGAATTTGATGCAAAACTTCTCTCAAAATTTATTCAGGAGAAAAAGAAGGCGAAACTCATTCTTTCAGCACATTTTTTCGATGAAACTCCGCATTTCGATACACTGAAAGATATTGCACAAAGAATGAAAAATTCTGGCGCGGATATCGTGAAAATTGCGGCGATGGCAAATTCTCATGAAGATCTCATGACGATGCTCGAACTTACTGATTTTTTAAAAGAACAAAAAATTCCCTTCATCTCTATTTCCATGGGAGAACTCGGCAAGCCATCAAGAGTTTTGACCCCGATGAATGGCGGAGAAATGATGTTTGCAGCGTTTTCAGAAGCAGAAAAAACAGCATCTGGACAAATGACGGTCGAGGAAATGCGGAAAATTTACGAAATGATTTTTGGATCGTAAAATCTTTCGAAAAAAAACGGGCGGCATATATGCCGCCCCTACGTTATTCCTCATCGCCTTCCGCTTTTTTCTGAAGTATTTTTCTCACTTTTTTGACAAGCCCTTCCGGCGATACTTCTGGTTTTCGGAAAAATTCATCCGCTCCTTGTACAAAACCCTTAATAGCCTCATCATCACTCGCCAAACGCGTGTAGACAACGATGAGAATATCTTCGCCAGAATTTGATCGAACAGATTCTAAAAACTCATATCCCCCAAGTATTGGAGTCAGAATATCGAAAATTACCACATGTGGCTGGAATTCGGAGACCTTCATCATTCCTTCCATACCTTCATCGCTGATTTCCACATGAAATCCGTGATCCTCAAACAGATTTTTGCATATCTTTCTCGTTGCTTCATCGTCTTCCACGAGGAGTACACGCTTCATCTGCTCTGGAGGAACCTCTTTCTCAATCTTCTTTTGCCGAAATGTAGAGTTTTGCTTGAGTGTCATGAAGGAGTTGGGTGAAACATGCGAAACCGACGGGGGGCGTGAGATATACTCTCCAAATGGCTTTTTACACCACAATTATACTATACACTGCATATTGATATTAATCAATGTATTTTAATTTTTATTTAATTTATCTCCTGTGATACAAAAAATCACAGGAATTCTCTCAAAAGTTTGCAGGCACGCTCAAAAACACTGTAGAATACAGGTACAATCTGGAATTTTTATGCCTCCAAAATATGATATTGGCGTCATTGGACTCGCAGTTATGGGAGCGAATGTATCAAGAAATATCGCTCGAAATGGCTATAAAACGATTGTATATAACAGAACTCCTGAAAAAACACGTGAATTTTTGAAAAATTTTGGAGATGAATATCTCAGCGGGAAAGAAAATCTCCATGATTTTGTGGCAGCGCTCGAAAAACCGAGAAAAATCATTCTGATGATAAAGGCTGGAGAGGCAGTTGATTTCACTATTTCGAGCATTCTTCCCTTCCTCGAAAAGGACGATATTC containing:
- the fusA gene encoding elongation factor G, which codes for MSDLSNLRNIGIIAHIDAGKTTTTERILFYTGRNHKIGEVHDGEATMDWMEQERERGITITSAATFCTWKGTNINIIDTPGHVDFTVEVERSLRVLDGGVAVFDGSQGVEPQSETVWRQADKYKVPRVAFVNKMDKTGADFYMSLDSIHKRLSPNTYAIQLPIGAEETFSGVIDVIERKAYRFEGEHGEKIVEIPVPEDMKAKNEEHREKAVEAAATHDESITEKYLEGKELTIPEIKKGLRKGVIHNEIYLVLCGTALRNMGVQFVLDAVVDYLPSPIDVGGVMGKNPKTGEEEKRNPSDDEPLAGVAFKIATDPFIGKLTFFRVYSGILNCGSYIVNTRTGNKERIGRLVVMHANSRQEIKEIHAGGICALVGLKDIRTGDTLCDEDKPIALEEMTFPEPVISIAVEPKTKADQEKMGLSLQKLCEEDPTLRVKSDEETGQTVLSGMGELHLDIIVDRMRREFKVEANVGAPQVAYRETIQKKVEAEEKYVKQTGGRGQYGHVVLNLIPNAPGKGYEFVDKVVGGRIPNEFIPAVNKGVQEALQKGVVAGYPVVDVIVELLDGSYHDVDSSEFAFKAAGSIAFQKGARTADPILLEPIMAVEAVTPEDYMGDIMGNLSSRRGKIEEMTERGTAKVIKAKVPLSEMFGYATDLRSMSQGRASYSMEFSHYEKVPGNIAEKIKEKKGM
- a CDS encoding type I 3-dehydroquinate dehydratase; protein product: MNLKICIPLKAKSLPELLQKIDEASEKADILELWLGDLSQNEIDFDEIWKHKKTPFLLNCKGPKEQGGFSGTDEKKFKILLEGAQKGAEYCDFDCEFDAKLLSKFIQEKKKAKLILSAHFFDETPHFDTLKDIAQRMKNSGADIVKIAAMANSHEDLMTMLELTDFLKEQKIPFISISMGELGKPSRVLTPMNGGEMMFAAFSEAEKTASGQMTVEEMRKIYEMIFGS
- a CDS encoding response regulator — its product is MTLKQNSTFRQKKIEKEVPPEQMKRVLLVEDDEATRKICKNLFEDHGFHVEISDEGMEGMMKVSEFQPHVVIFDILTPILGGYEFLESVRSNSGEDILIVVYTRLASDDEAIKGFVQGADEFFRKPEVSPEGLVKKVRKILQKKAEGDEE